In Halarcobacter mediterraneus, the following proteins share a genomic window:
- a CDS encoding D-alanine--D-alanine ligase family protein, translating to MYIEILTTSNEELKESGFGSIESCFSILEAIEKMGHNIILMVCKNKKDLKKVVDRNPDLVILAVKYLVLEDGTNLWLSEYFDKYSINYTASSVEILKFDSNKVLAKEYLKRKGIKTADYFTAIPNQFQSVKELPILFPLFLKPIDAANGNGIDDLSFVTNFDEFEKKVKSLYDLYEIPVLVEEYLDGKEFTVSIIETVNGGLLTSAIEILPLISTNGLRILGQKAKKDDSEELKKINNNEIKIKLTKLAIDSFKGLGVRDYGRIDIKTNKKGDCFFMEANLVPGMTKGSSYFPRACEIENELTYDEVVQLMLFKGLNRIPLKINI from the coding sequence ATGTATATTGAAATTTTAACTACTTCAAATGAAGAATTAAAAGAGAGTGGATTTGGAAGTATTGAATCTTGTTTTAGCATACTTGAAGCAATAGAAAAAATGGGACATAACATTATATTAATGGTTTGTAAAAATAAAAAAGATTTAAAAAAGGTTGTAGATAGAAATCCTGACTTAGTAATATTAGCAGTAAAGTATCTAGTATTAGAAGATGGTACTAATCTTTGGTTAAGTGAATATTTTGATAAGTATTCTATTAATTATACAGCTTCATCTGTGGAAATATTAAAATTTGATTCAAACAAAGTTCTTGCAAAAGAATATTTAAAGAGGAAAGGAATAAAAACTGCAGATTATTTTACGGCAATTCCTAATCAATTTCAGTCTGTAAAAGAATTACCTATTTTATTTCCCTTATTTTTAAAGCCAATTGATGCAGCAAATGGAAATGGAATTGATGATCTTTCTTTTGTAACAAATTTTGATGAGTTTGAAAAAAAAGTAAAATCACTTTATGATTTATATGAAATACCAGTACTTGTTGAAGAGTATTTAGATGGAAAAGAATTTACTGTTTCAATAATAGAAACAGTAAATGGAGGGCTACTTACTTCAGCAATAGAAATATTACCCTTAATATCGACAAATGGCTTAAGAATTTTAGGACAAAAAGCAAAAAAAGATGATTCAGAAGAACTTAAAAAAATTAATAATAATGAAATTAAAATAAAATTAACAAAATTAGCAATTGATTCTTTTAAAGGTTTAGGAGTTAGAGATTATGGACGAATAGATATAAAAACAAATAAAAAAGGTGATTGCTTTTTTATGGAAGCTAATTTAGTCCCTGGGATGACAAAAGGATCTAGTTACTTTCCTAGAGCTTGTGAAATAGAAAATGAACTAACTTATGATGAAGTCGTTCAATTAATGCTATTTAAAGGACTAAATCGTATTCCATTGAAAATAAATATATAA
- a CDS encoding helix-turn-helix domain-containing protein yields the protein MRKFDDILSRLYELLGVTKDTEFCNRYNVKANTLSTWKKRNTIPYELIVEISQNENFSLDYILKGQTQKNIVNYKEELLKTIDSLNNNEIKYLYYIAKSKELENGKDID from the coding sequence ATGAGAAAATTTGATGATATACTATCTAGATTGTACGAACTTTTGGGAGTTACAAAAGATACTGAATTCTGTAATAGGTACAATGTGAAAGCAAATACTTTAAGTACATGGAAAAAAAGGAATACAATACCTTATGAATTAATTGTTGAGATTTCACAAAATGAGAATTTTTCCTTAGATTATATTCTAAAAGGACAAACTCAAAAAAATATAGTTAATTATAAAGAAGAACTTTTGAAAACAATAGATTCCTTAAATAATAATGAGATAAAATATTTATACTACATTGCAAAAAGTAAGGAATTAGAGAATGGAAAAGATATTGATTAA
- a CDS encoding phosphoadenosine phosphosulfate reductase domain-containing protein, producing MSTNDITLAEKEVLAVKILKHYYLKDPRPFCVAYSGGKDSSVIVYLTIKMLQELVNENIDLNKEILILNSNTLAELPPVLKHLEESLKSIQYYSDQYNLPVKVKEVTPELKNTLNVQLLGVGMPPPSNQLRWCTDKLKVFPIDKEITSNFPNGKFISVIGTRRDESFSRDARIEKKTVKGTNLKLNDRYKNASNLMPIEDWTTKDVWEYLFKQTNELLNVDFLWKIYSDASGKDTHECTFVAAGGKHIEEGKIGCGVSRFGCWQCYMVRDKDKSLDGLMKSGYENIDLYKKYRDSFWDETQKGWEFTRDPYSHRHQGQEFYNKGDESNPKFGMTMPKGLTLKLRKRFFKELLKLQSQLKEEIITKDEIYHIQLRWIHEGDLNLEAFQEARKYKIKLRFTDLEKDLQKQIKEARLFYRNKLLKKDVRKYFSIETRKRFAVQYFLNPDKIEKKFFPSYDQENHIKKEWKKEQKINPNITFKNILDYS from the coding sequence ATGAGTACAAATGACATAACATTAGCAGAAAAAGAAGTATTAGCTGTTAAAATTCTTAAACACTATTATTTAAAAGACCCTAGACCATTTTGTGTGGCATATAGTGGTGGTAAAGATAGTAGTGTAATTGTTTATTTAACTATTAAAATGCTTCAAGAATTGGTTAATGAAAATATAGATCTTAATAAAGAAATTTTAATTCTAAACTCAAATACTTTAGCGGAACTACCACCAGTATTAAAACATTTAGAAGAATCTTTAAAATCTATACAATATTATTCAGATCAATATAATCTACCTGTAAAAGTAAAAGAAGTAACTCCTGAACTAAAAAACACTCTAAATGTACAGCTTTTAGGGGTTGGTATGCCACCACCATCAAATCAATTAAGATGGTGTACTGATAAATTAAAAGTATTTCCTATTGATAAAGAGATTACTTCAAATTTCCCTAACGGTAAATTCATATCTGTTATTGGTACAAGAAGAGATGAAAGCTTTTCAAGAGATGCAAGAATTGAAAAGAAAACAGTAAAAGGAACAAATCTTAAATTAAATGATAGATATAAAAATGCAAGTAATTTAATGCCTATTGAAGATTGGACTACAAAAGATGTATGGGAATATCTATTTAAACAAACAAATGAACTTTTAAATGTAGATTTTCTTTGGAAAATATATAGTGATGCAAGTGGAAAAGATACTCATGAATGTACTTTTGTTGCTGCAGGTGGAAAGCATATAGAAGAGGGAAAAATCGGTTGTGGTGTTTCTAGGTTTGGTTGTTGGCAATGTTATATGGTAAGAGACAAAGATAAAAGTCTTGATGGTCTTATGAAAAGTGGATATGAAAATATAGATTTATATAAAAAATATAGAGATAGTTTTTGGGATGAAACTCAAAAAGGTTGGGAGTTCACAAGAGATCCCTATAGCCATAGACACCAGGGTCAAGAGTTTTATAATAAGGGAGATGAATCAAATCCTAAGTTTGGAATGACAATGCCAAAAGGTCTAACTTTAAAACTAAGAAAAAGATTTTTTAAAGAATTATTGAAATTACAGTCTCAATTAAAAGAAGAGATTATAACAAAAGATGAAATTTATCATATTCAATTAAGATGGATTCATGAGGGTGATCTTAATTTAGAAGCCTTTCAAGAAGCGAGAAAGTATAAAATCAAATTACGATTTACCGATTTAGAGAAAGATCTTCAAAAACAAATAAAAGAAGCTAGACTATTTTACAGAAATAAATTGCTAAAAAAAGATGTAAGAAAGTATTTTTCTATTGAAACAAGAAAAAGATTTGCAGTACAATATTTTTTAAATCCAGATAAAATAGAGAAAAAATTTTTCCCTTCATATGATCAGGAAAATCATATAAAGAAAGAATGGAAAAAAGAACAAAAGATTAATCCTAATATTACTTTCAAAAATATATTAGATTATTCGTAA
- a CDS encoding ParB N-terminal domain-containing protein yields the protein MAYQYKKLDHKKLFHDTYNPRLPISLHDSSQEMVYKYMLLEADVLSLIEAIGKNGFFPGEPIIVVQEGDEFKVVEGNRRLSAVKLIDNPNLAPVLVDRVKEAVESISDEIKDSLSEIPCLIADSSDDIEKVDKFLGFRHITGTKNWKSLERARYLNKMYNRVKSENPDDTDIELHKEVAKLIGSKSDYVKRILVGFEIYKRIEDKKFFKINNGDLNDQNFHFVNLADSLNRKNIFEYLGVDFKKEDPIEELNLENLELWTRWIFEKTSGTNTRIKGSSSDLGKLDKVLACQSSKDEFILKEKTLDEALVFAQDNDVLFDSLIKKAISNLENSEKPLHSIKEFNFELENNLSTILSICKNLNRINNSKKQEEDNEFTLS from the coding sequence ATGGCATATCAATATAAAAAATTAGATCATAAGAAACTTTTTCACGATACATACAACCCAAGATTACCAATATCACTTCACGATTCAAGCCAAGAAATGGTTTATAAATATATGCTTCTTGAAGCAGATGTATTATCATTAATTGAAGCAATAGGTAAAAATGGATTTTTCCCAGGAGAACCAATTATTGTTGTACAAGAGGGAGATGAATTTAAAGTTGTAGAAGGAAATAGAAGATTATCTGCCGTAAAACTTATAGATAACCCTAACTTAGCACCTGTGTTAGTTGATAGAGTTAAAGAGGCCGTTGAATCAATATCAGATGAAATTAAAGATTCTTTATCAGAAATACCTTGTCTTATTGCAGATAGTTCAGATGATATAGAAAAAGTTGATAAATTTTTAGGTTTTAGACATATAACTGGAACTAAAAACTGGAAATCATTAGAAAGAGCTAGGTACTTAAATAAAATGTATAATAGAGTTAAATCAGAAAACCCTGATGATACAGATATTGAACTTCATAAAGAAGTAGCAAAATTAATAGGAAGTAAAAGTGATTATGTTAAAAGAATTCTAGTTGGTTTCGAGATTTATAAAAGAATTGAAGATAAAAAGTTCTTTAAAATTAACAATGGAGACTTAAATGATCAAAATTTTCACTTTGTTAATTTAGCAGACTCATTAAATAGAAAAAATATTTTTGAATACCTGGGTGTTGACTTTAAAAAAGAAGATCCTATTGAAGAACTTAATTTAGAAAACCTTGAATTATGGACTAGATGGATTTTTGAAAAAACAAGTGGAACAAATACTAGAATTAAAGGTTCAAGTTCAGACTTAGGTAAATTAGATAAAGTACTAGCTTGTCAATCTTCAAAAGATGAATTTATATTAAAAGAAAAGACTTTAGATGAAGCATTAGTATTTGCACAAGATAATGATGTACTATTTGATTCATTAATTAAAAAAGCAATTTCAAATTTAGAAAATTCAGAGAAACCATTACATAGTATAAAAGAGTTTAACTTTGAGTTAGAAAATAATCTTTCTACAATCTTATCAATTTGTAAAAACTTAAATAGAATTAATAACTCTAAAAAACAAGAAGAAGACAATGAGTTCACACTTTCATAG